A window of the Janthinobacterium agaricidamnosum NBRC 102515 = DSM 9628 genome harbors these coding sequences:
- a CDS encoding peptidylprolyl isomerase codes for MHQLKIAAVLLCALSGATATSVWAQDAQAAAPAAPTAAPVKAPATAPATAPATAASATAAPVKGFTPPGSSNTKTIDSIVAVVNDDVITRNELDTRVKTVQQRMKEKNVPLPEMADLKRQLLERMIVEMAQMQLAKEMGVRVDDQTLDRAIGRIAEQQKLTVQDLRNQMEKEGTTFAAFREEIRNEIIMQRLREHEVDAKIQISDAEVDDFLAAEKAAASEQVEMNLSQIMVRIPENSTPEQIAARRARAEEVMRQLRTGADFAKMAGTYSDAGDALKGGEIGWRNSDRLPPLFAEALGKLKPGQVTPIIKSTTGFHILKLVDRRTAADAQAAAAVQQTHARHILIKVTPTMTAYDAKRKLVDLKERLDHKAATFEELARLFSNDGSASKGGDLGWLYPGDTVPEFEAAMNALKPGEVSEPIESSFGFHLIQVLERKSDDVSKEKQRNAARNAIRDRKLEDATEDWARQVRDRAYVEFRNDDSK; via the coding sequence ATGCACCAACTTAAAATTGCAGCGGTCTTGCTGTGCGCCCTGTCCGGCGCGACAGCCACGAGTGTCTGGGCGCAAGATGCGCAAGCGGCGGCGCCGGCCGCCCCGACTGCGGCGCCTGTCAAGGCACCCGCTACGGCGCCCGCTACGGCGCCCGCTACGGCCGCCAGCGCTACCGCCGCGCCGGTCAAGGGTTTTACGCCGCCGGGTTCAAGCAATACCAAAACCATCGATTCCATCGTCGCCGTCGTCAATGACGACGTGATCACGCGCAACGAGCTGGATACCCGCGTCAAAACCGTGCAGCAGCGCATGAAGGAGAAAAACGTGCCGTTGCCGGAAATGGCGGACCTGAAGCGTCAATTGCTGGAACGCATGATCGTCGAAATGGCGCAAATGCAACTGGCCAAGGAAATGGGCGTGCGCGTCGATGACCAGACGCTGGACCGCGCGATTGGCCGTATTGCTGAACAGCAAAAACTGACGGTGCAGGATTTGCGTAACCAGATGGAAAAAGAAGGCACGACCTTTGCTGCTTTCCGTGAAGAAATTCGTAACGAAATCATCATGCAGCGCCTGCGCGAGCATGAAGTCGACGCCAAGATCCAGATTTCCGACGCCGAAGTGGACGATTTCCTGGCCGCTGAAAAAGCCGCCGCCAGCGAACAGGTGGAAATGAACCTGTCGCAAATCATGGTGCGCATCCCGGAAAACTCGACGCCCGAGCAAATCGCCGCGCGCCGCGCGCGCGCCGAAGAAGTGATGCGCCAATTGCGCACCGGCGCCGACTTCGCCAAGATGGCCGGCACCTATTCCGATGCCGGCGACGCACTGAAGGGCGGCGAAATCGGCTGGCGCAATAGCGACCGCCTGCCGCCGCTGTTCGCCGAAGCGCTGGGCAAGCTGAAGCCGGGCCAGGTCACGCCGATTATCAAAAGCACCACCGGTTTCCATATCCTGAAACTGGTCGATCGGCGCACCGCGGCCGACGCCCAGGCCGCCGCCGCCGTGCAGCAAACCCATGCGCGCCACATCCTGATCAAGGTCACGCCGACCATGACGGCGTATGACGCCAAGCGCAAGCTGGTCGACTTGAAAGAGCGCCTCGATCACAAGGCCGCCACCTTTGAGGAATTGGCGCGGCTGTTCAGCAACGACGGCAGCGCCAGCAAGGGCGGCGACCTGGGCTGGCTGTATCCGGGCGATACCGTGCCGGAATTCGAGGCGGCGATGAATGCGCTGAAACCGGGCGAAGTCAGCGAACCGATCGAAAGCAGTTTCGGTTTCCACCTGATCCAGGTGCTGGAACGCAAGAGCGATGATGTATCGAAAGAGAAACAGCGTAATGCGGCGCGCAATGCGATCCGCGACCGCAAGCTGGAAGACGCGACCGAAGACTGGGCGCGCCAGGTGCGCGACCGCGCCTACGTCGAATTCCGCAACGATGACAGCAAGTAA
- the pdxA gene encoding 4-hydroxythreonine-4-phosphate dehydrogenase PdxA, with product MTSVSYPVMRAAVRPVVAITCGEPAGIGPEISIRAAWAMRDEVNCVLLGDAALLALTASLIDPGIRLAALSLQAVRNGGLPHFGPQRIAVVDIPTSTNVIPGLLDKENGRAVLATLDAAIEGIQAGWFSAMVTAPLQKSTINDAGVAFSGHTEYLAEKTGTQQVVMMLAGQPGYGAPYLRVALATTHLALKDVPAAITQNSLATTLDIIHHDLQTKFGIAAPRILVTGLNPHAGEGGYLGREEIDVIIPALDAARARGIDARGPYPADTLFQPKYLADADCVLAMYHDQGLPVLKHATFGNGINVTLGLPLIRTSVDHGTALDLAAQGLGLADCSSMEAAIRAALDMVLASQAPATRAG from the coding sequence ATGACGAGCGTGTCGTATCCGGTCATGCGGGCCGCAGTGCGCCCGGTGGTGGCGATCACCTGCGGTGAGCCGGCCGGCATCGGTCCGGAAATTTCGATCCGCGCCGCCTGGGCCATGCGCGATGAAGTCAATTGCGTATTACTCGGCGACGCCGCCTTGCTGGCGCTGACGGCCAGCCTGATCGATCCCGGGATCCGGCTGGCGGCGTTGTCGCTGCAAGCGGTGCGCAACGGCGGCTTGCCGCATTTCGGCCCGCAGCGCATCGCCGTGGTCGATATCCCGACTTCGACCAACGTGATTCCCGGTCTGCTGGACAAGGAAAACGGCCGCGCCGTGCTGGCCACGCTGGATGCCGCGATCGAAGGCATCCAGGCTGGCTGGTTCAGCGCGATGGTCACCGCGCCATTGCAAAAAAGCACCATCAACGATGCCGGCGTGGCTTTTTCGGGCCATACCGAATACCTGGCCGAAAAAACCGGCACGCAACAGGTGGTGATGATGCTGGCCGGCCAGCCCGGCTATGGCGCGCCGTATCTGCGGGTGGCGCTGGCGACCACCCACTTGGCGCTGAAAGACGTGCCGGCCGCGATTACCCAGAACAGCCTGGCGACCACGCTCGATATCATTCACCACGATTTGCAGACCAAGTTCGGCATCGCCGCACCACGCATCCTGGTCACCGGCCTGAACCCGCATGCGGGCGAGGGCGGTTACCTGGGACGCGAAGAAATCGATGTCATCATCCCGGCGCTGGACGCGGCGCGCGCGCGCGGCATCGATGCGCGCGGCCCCTATCCGGCCGACACCCTGTTCCAGCCAAAATACCTGGCCGATGCCGATTGCGTGCTGGCCATGTACCACGACCAGGGCTTGCCGGTCTTGAAGCACGCCACCTTCGGCAACGGCATCAACGTCACGCTCGGCTTGCCGCTGATACGCACCTCGGTCGATCACGGCACCGCACTCGACCTGGCCGCCCAAGGGCTGGGCCTGGCCGACTGTTCCAGCATGGAGGCGGCGATCCGGGCCGCGCTCGACATGGTGCTGGCCAGCCAGGCCCCGGCCACCCGCGCAGGCTGA
- the rsmA gene encoding 16S rRNA (adenine(1518)-N(6)/adenine(1519)-N(6))-dimethyltransferase RsmA, translated as MKHIARKRFGQNFLHDRFVLDDITAAIAPLQDDSMVEIGPGLGAMTEQLLRHVNRMHVVELDRDLIVRLEKAFNPAKLTIHSGDALKFDFAQLPVAAGKKLRIVGNLPYNISSPLLFHLATFAPLVQDQHFMLQKEVVERMVAEPGSKAYGRLSVMLQWRYDMSLLFIVPPTAFDPPPKVESAIVRMIPVAERLPCDQETLEAVVLKAFSQRRKVIRNCLAGMFTEQQIIAAGIDPTMRPETVGLEQYVALANLLQPV; from the coding sequence ATGAAACACATTGCCCGCAAACGCTTCGGCCAGAACTTCCTGCATGACCGCTTCGTACTCGACGACATTACCGCCGCCATCGCGCCGCTACAAGATGACAGCATGGTCGAGATCGGCCCTGGCCTGGGCGCGATGACCGAACAATTGCTCCGGCATGTGAACCGGATGCACGTGGTGGAGCTGGACCGCGACTTGATCGTGCGCCTGGAAAAAGCGTTCAATCCGGCCAAGCTGACGATTCATTCCGGCGATGCGCTGAAATTCGATTTTGCGCAACTCCCGGTGGCCGCAGGCAAGAAGCTGCGCATCGTCGGCAATTTGCCGTACAACATTTCCAGTCCGCTACTCTTCCATCTGGCAACGTTTGCGCCGCTGGTGCAAGACCAGCATTTCATGTTGCAAAAGGAAGTCGTCGAACGCATGGTCGCCGAGCCTGGCAGCAAGGCTTACGGCCGTTTGTCGGTGATGCTGCAATGGCGTTATGACATGTCGCTGCTGTTCATCGTGCCGCCGACCGCCTTCGATCCGCCGCCGAAAGTCGAATCGGCGATCGTGCGCATGATTCCGGTCGCCGAACGTTTGCCATGCGACCAGGAAACCTTGGAGGCGGTGGTGCTGAAAGCGTTTTCGCAACGCCGCAAGGTGATCCGCAATTGCCTGGCAGGCATGTTCACCGAGCAGCAAATTATCGCGGCCGGCATCGATCCGACCATGCGCCCGGAAACCGTCGGCCTGGAGCAATACGTGGCGCTGGCGAACCTGTTGCAGCCCGTGTAG
- a CDS encoding LysR family transcriptional regulator, protein MHELTKKISLRHLQAFVTLSRVNSFSKAAQELCVTQPALSASIKLLENQLGNKLFNRTTHQLELTREGKLALDYATHLLNTASNTFADIQRAIGSGRHRIRIGAIPSAMALTATAVARYSELHGDTVEIVLSDMPNDGLLNALYSGQLDFCVGIEVPGSVALESVSLFEDELVLVTARLHRLAVLQEVRWEQLAGEEIVVFTKGSIWEFASNALHQHGLKPSSLYHMLHSESLYGVVRAGIAVGIMPSLYTTFLRDGELHVAPLRAPTSKRKVALMRRNEVSRNQHIDHCFSALRQDLKRVNQWY, encoded by the coding sequence ATGCACGAGCTCACCAAAAAAATCTCCCTGCGCCATTTACAAGCATTTGTCACACTTTCCCGGGTGAATAGCTTCAGTAAGGCTGCACAAGAATTGTGCGTGACCCAGCCGGCGCTGAGCGCATCGATAAAATTACTGGAAAATCAACTTGGTAATAAGTTGTTTAATCGCACAACGCACCAACTGGAGTTGACACGCGAAGGAAAACTTGCCCTCGACTATGCGACGCATTTGTTGAATACCGCCAGCAACACCTTTGCCGACATCCAGCGCGCCATCGGCAGCGGCCGGCACCGCATCCGGATCGGCGCGATTCCGTCGGCGATGGCGCTGACCGCGACCGCCGTGGCGCGCTACAGCGAGCTGCATGGCGACACGGTCGAGATCGTCTTGTCGGACATGCCGAACGACGGCTTGCTGAACGCGCTGTATTCGGGTCAGCTGGATTTTTGCGTCGGCATTGAAGTGCCGGGATCGGTCGCGCTGGAAAGCGTCAGCCTGTTCGAGGATGAACTGGTGCTGGTGACGGCGCGGCTGCACCGGCTGGCGGTGCTGCAGGAGGTGCGCTGGGAACAATTGGCGGGCGAAGAGATCGTCGTCTTTACCAAGGGCAGCATCTGGGAATTCGCATCGAATGCGCTGCACCAGCACGGCTTGAAGCCGTCCAGCCTGTACCACATGCTGCACAGCGAATCGCTGTACGGCGTGGTGCGGGCAGGCATCGCGGTCGGCATCATGCCCAGCCTGTACACCACCTTCTTGCGCGACGGCGAGCTGCACGTGGCGCCGCTGCGCGCGCCGACCTCGAAACGCAAGGTGGCGCTGATGCGGCGTAACGAGGTCAGCCGCAACCAGCATATCGACCATTGTTTTTCAGCGCTGCGCCAGGATTTGAAGCGCGTCAATCAGTGGTACTGA